TGATCCTCATATAAATCTGACGCCGTCCCACCGTCTCGTACTCTTTCACTTCCAGGAGTCCAGAGGTTTTCGCAGCCAAACGAAGTACCGGAGCATCTTCCGAAGCCCTAGAGTTCTTAATTTCATAACATCCAAGCCATGGTAGGCTACTCTTGAATATATTCTCTGCTCTCATGCATATCGTGTTCTTATTACGTCGTTTGCTTTCCAAAGTCATCACCTTCTTTCTGCGCTTAGATTGCATGTGAAACCTTCGAACCGCAAACCGTAGTTTAAGTGTCGTTTCTTCTCAGATCTAGAAGCTCTTTGGCTTCTTCAGGACTAAAGCCTTGTTTTTTCTTTGCGTAGATTGGGAAATTGATTCGcattttaaatagacaatctaTAAAATTTTCGTAGTTTTATATCTACAGCTGATTTTCAGTCAATAATAGTAGATGTTGTGTTAGATAGAATAAGGTTTGTCACCTCGATTTGATTTGGGCGTTGGGcattgtaatttttctttttctttctctttttaaagTGAATCCCTGTAATTTTTGTGTAAATACATTTCTTAAATAGTATATTTTACTTTCCATACAATAAAGATCTGAGAACGCTTGTCTAGTTATTTATACCTTCAACGTTTGTGCATTCCTTTCTGTAATATTCTCTTAATAAATGTACTATATATCTAGCCACTgaaacaaatattatttatcggATTCACTTTAATAGAACTTGTTTTGAGCATGTCAAGTATGGCTAAAACCTCCTAGACTACTCCATTTCAATGTGCAGATGAAGCTTGGAGAACTTGTTTTACAATCTGTTTTACAATCAATAGAATCTGTTTCTTGGGCATTTCGTTTTCTTTTTGGGGGCAATGTGTAGTTTAGTTATTTACAATGATAGCAAACAGATCTTTACCTTCTTTTTGTGCAAATTtaccctttatttttttgttcagaGGAGAGTAAAGTTCATTACCCATTCCCTTGTCTCAGTTTTCTTGAGTTTTGAATAGGCTTAAGCTGGTAACTTGACCCAATATTAGATGTCAAACTTTAGTGGATTGGCTCTGTTTGTAGCATACTGTGACCCATCGCTTGAGAATCGGAGCTGCTATGaaacatataattatttggGTTAGATATActtattaaaaagttttttgtGTTAGATATATCAGATTTATCATTAGGCTTGCAAGATTGCTGGATTTCTGACTCCTCTTGGCTTCAAATGTTTTGTAATGATGGATTATAGTCGAGGAAGAAGACTAGGGAGCCAAAGGAAGAAAATGTCACACTTGGACCCGCTGTAAGAGAAGGAGAACATGTTTTTGGTGTCGCCCATGTTTATGCATCCTTTAATGATACATTCATTGTAAGTGTAACATGTTTGATTGGTGCTCATGCAATTATAATTTCTTGGAGTATGGCAGAAAGtgaactttttatttgattgtAGCATGTGACCGATCTGTCAGGCAGAGAAACACTTGTTCGCATTACTGGTATGTACACCATCTGTTTTGTAGTTTTATACAAAATCCATTATTTCAttcaaaaattttggaccagAGGTACATATCATGGCATTGCTTTGCATCTGTTAACTGTGTTTATTCTTCCtcctaaaaattatatatgctcATTGGTTTGTAGTTGGTGCAGcattgagttttttatttttatttttattttatatatatatatatagtatgctTTCCTACACACTTTTAAtctgatgtatgaaaatattttcttttggtgGCTTTGGACTGCATCATGAACTAATTTCTGAACTTATAAGCTTAAGTCAATTCCTAATTGTAGGAGTTCTTTTCGAGCACTTGAATTTTTGGTGAGATCCTCTTTATATGCCGTTAATGTGCTTAAGAGAATCTCTGCACCAATTTATAAGCCTAAGGTgcggtttagatagtgagatgagatggttttagatgaaagttaaaagttgaataaaatattgttagaatattatttttaatattattattgttttggaccgataaaaaaaatattattattgttttggggtttgaaaaagttgaactgtttattatattttgtgcgggaatttgggaaagttgtaatggtgagatgagatgaaacattttTGCCATCCAAACAGGGCCTAAATTCCTAATTGTAGGAGTTTTTTTCAAacacttgaattttttttgagaTCCTCTTTATATGCCGTTAATGTGCTTAAGAGAATCTCCACACCTGCATTCCTGTAATAGTGTTTGATGACAGATGACTGAATAATCAATTGCATTTTGGATAGACAACTGCTATATAGTTTGTTATGTAATCTACATTTTGAAATACAGGTGGGATGAAGGTGAAGGCTGACAGAGACGAGTCTTCTCCATATGCTGCCATGCTTGCAGCACAGGATGTTGCTCAGAGATGCAAGGTCTTTGTCCAAATTCTATTTGTACTCTGAAACTGAGTGCTCAATGCTCTTTATGTATCTTTGAAAGAGCATCATTTATCTATTTTGGTCAAAATGTTCcctttctctgttttattttaaaaacaaatatgtATTTGCTGCATGTTATTTGAACATTTTGTGATAGGTCTTGGCCTTTTCCACCTTCCATCTTTATGAAATAGTACCATTATCTTCTCTCAAATTGCTAAGTTTCCATTTTATCCCTTGTGATATAAACTTTGAAGTTTTTATAAAGCAGGAACTTGGCATCACGGCTCTGCATATCAAGCTCCGTGCTACTGGTGGGAACAAGACAAAAACACCTGGTCCTGGGGCACAGTCTGCTCTTCGTGCTCTTGCTCGTTCTGGAATGAAAATTGGACGGATAGGTGAGGTTTTTGTTTCCATGAAGGCAATTTCCACTGTTTTGTGTTCGAATTGAATGGACAGAATGTTATAAAATGATAACATAAGACGCTAAGCTATTATTTTAGGGATGAAGTTtaaatcatccaaaaaaaaattaattcagtaAATAATAGCAAGATATGGCAATAGGAGTGCCGGTTGTTATTGCATTTCAGGTTTACTTTTTGGTTTGAAACTTTGTTTTGTAGTTCATTTTCCAGTGTGTTTGTGAtgatttaactttaattttactttgTGTTTCAGAGGATGTTACTCCAATTCCTAGTGACAGCACCCGTAGAAAGGGTGGTAGAAGAGGAAGAAGGCTCTGAGTTTGCTGTTCTTATTCTGTTACAGCTGCCCTTATTCTTGCACTCGTGGTTTCCATCAGAAATGGCAGACTTCTGAAATTAGCGACAATGCTACCCAATTTTGAAACTATTTTGTAATTCTACAAATATGGGATTTGCCAAAGATTCATTTTTAGGCTTATTTGGAAACCTCTCTATTAGACTTGAGATTGTGATTTATGGCTCTTTATATTGCgctaattataattatgatatATTGCACTATTTATTTCACTTAAATCCAATTTCCCAGATAGCTGCCTCTGCCTGCCATTGTAGTTGTATCAGCTACAATTCCAGCTTATGTGCTCCACTTTTGTGTTATCTCAAGCTCAAACCCCTGATGTTGAATCTCGAGGCTCTCTGCCTAAAAGTTGAAAAGATTACAATGGTCTTGGATTGatttattctaattttgttggaaatttaaaaaattatgaagggTCCTTGCATTTTTCTATGGCAATCCAAACccatcaataaaattaattctATTAGcatttctttaatatatatatatatatatgtatatcccgaacttctcaatatatatttttttttaactcgaAACATGAGTCCATGCATCACACTTTTTTTTaccaaatgtatatatataataagtaaacgaatttaattaatttaagaaaaataaattcaaatttcttaaaaaaaaattaaaaataataataataaaaaaagtgtgGTATGTAGGTTTATGTGTAGaaaatctttctttttattttttagggataggaaaatttaaaatttagaatctCAAATAATTCTTATCCACCCAAACAGCTTGGGAGATAGGCATATGAGTAGCTGCATTTCACATAGCTACATCATTTACATGTGAAGCATAACGAGCCAAATCATGAGCAGCCTCATTACCTAGTATGGACATGTTGGACATTACAAACATTAAACCTCCTTTTATTACGCCTTGTGTTTACTGCaatagatgaaataaaattgtGTAGGATGTTGCTATTTCTTCTTGGAGAGCCTTAATCATCGTCAAGCAATCACTCTCTAGGAtaagagaaaagatatttgcaaCAGTAAGTTATGCAATTGCAgcgtaatcattttaaaaaaagtgaataaaatatgagatttacatgaaaaaaattaattttttaatagtggattccactctttttcaaaatgattatgcggCAGTTACGCATTTCACAGTTGTATGTAGAATAACTcctaagataagatgagaaatgcCAAGTTGCAAACAGAATTGGAGTCCTTTGAACATTGCTAAGAGTTCCACTACCTCAAGATCTACAAAATCTTGTTCTATTTTACTGACAGCTAAAAGCACCTCACCATTCTGATCTCTTAATATTGCCCCCACCTCTGCCATCTATTGGTTAGAAAACATGGCTTCATCAACATTCAGTTTGAGAAAACCAGAAGGAGGGGGTTGCCAACTGCATTGAGACTTTAGCTTTGAGCTGGGATTAGTCATATGCTCCTGATAATATGTCTACATAGACAAAGTATGAGCTACTATCTACTTAGGACCAAGTTTGATCTTGTCATGCATCatctttttttccctaaaccagAAACCTCATGCCATTAAAAAGAACAGACCCACATCTTCCATTGGTCATTTTCCTTTAAGTTCTagtgcaacatttaagaagctCCTTTGGACCTCCTTATCTAGCAAGGTAGGCAAATACTTTCTCCATGTGTCTTGGACAGAAAAGCAATACAATAAGGCATATGAGAGACACGCTTGATCTTTACTACAAAAGCAACAAATAAGATCTACTTTGACATGTTTATGCAATAAGTTTACTTGAGTGGGTAGACAGTTCTTGCATGCCCACCATTCAAATATCTTCACCTTGCGAGGAACTTTCAACTTCCACAACACTTCCCATAGAGGGAGCAGTTGATTATGATGAGAGCTTTCTACATCAGTCTCTAACTCTCTTTCTGTCAATAGCTTGTTAACACTCTTCACACTGAATCTTCCATCCTTCTATTTTCCCCATATTCTCGTATCTTCACCACCTTCAGGACAAATTAtaatcttcaaaatattttaaactatacttggattgaatagagctctAATTTTTTGTACATCCCACCATTTTGTGTTGTTGTCAATAAGTGAATCAATAATTTCATTTCTGATATGCTCTACTTTTAAATTAAGTTTTTGTCGTAAGGAGTTGTGACTAGGGATCC
This sequence is a window from Carya illinoinensis cultivar Pawnee chromosome 9, C.illinoinensisPawnee_v1, whole genome shotgun sequence. Protein-coding genes within it:
- the LOC122277678 gene encoding 40S ribosomal protein S14-3-like — protein: MSRKKTREPKEENVTLGPAVREGEHVFGVAHVYASFNDTFIHVTDLSGRETLVRITGGMKVKADRDESSPYAAMLAAQDVAQRCKELGITALHIKLRATGGNKTKTPGPGAQSALRALARSGMKIGRIEDVTPIPSDSTRRKGGRRGRRL